The Halorubrum salinarum genome segment GCGGTCATCACCTGGAACCGCGCGTCCGGGAACTCCCGCGAGACGTCGCCGACCCACGGGCCGTCAGGGATGTCCACGCGGAGGCGTGCCTGTGCCATGCGCGCCCGTTCGGCGCCGGCGTGGAAGTACCTTCGGCTCCGCGCTCGCCGGAACATGTTCGTCACAAACGACCCGGGGACCGGGTTCGTCGATCGACACATGAGCTCCGAACCCGGCGATTCCGCGGCGGTCGAACGGGCGGTGGCCGAGCGGACGGACGCGCCGACCGAGGGGGAGACGGTCGCCCTCGACGTGCGGACGCTCGGTCCGCCGAAGCCGCTGCGCGAGACGCTCGAACGCGTCGAGACGCTCGGCGACGGCGACGTGTTAGTCCAGTACAACGACCGGAGCCCGCAGTTCCTCTTCCCGCGCTTGGAGGACCGCGGGTTCGCCTACGCCGCGGTCGAGACGGACGCGACGGAGGCGACCGTCACCGCCATCTGGCCGGCCGACGGCGGGCGGGCCGCGGCGGACGAGCGGGCCGCCGAGGGCGACTCAGGCGCCGGCGACGCGACCGCGACGTAGCCGCCTGATGGGACGAACCATTCGAGATTGACGCGACGGTCTCCGGCGTCGCGCGCGGCGGCGCGTTCGGCTATCCCCCGCGCAGCGCCCGCCACTTCGCGGCGACGAACCCCGCCAGGATGAAGGCGAACCCGACGACGGTCGCGGCCGTCACCGCCTGGCCGAGCACGAGCCAGCCCGCCAGCGCCGCGAACACGGGGATCACGTACTCGATGAAGCTCATCTCGACAGGACCGAGGTCGTCCAGCAGCGAGAAGTACAGCAGGAACCCCCCGACGCCGGCGACCGCGGAGAGGTACGCGACGGCGCCGAGCGCGGACGGGGTCCATGCGGCGGTCGCGAACGACTGGCCCGGGACCGCGAGCACGGCGGCGTGGAGGACCGCCGCGCCGACCGCCATCATCCACGCCTGCGTGGCGACGAACGGCATCGACGGCGATCGGCTGTGGGTGACGACCGCGGCGACGGCGAACGCGAGCGCGGACGCGAGCACGAGCGCGACGCCGAGGACGCTGTCCGCGAGGTTCGCGGGGTCGGGGTCGGCGATGACGACGACGCCGACGAACCCGAGCGCGACGCCGACCGCGGTGCCGGCGGTGACTTCCGCGTCGGTGGACGCGAGCCGCGTTAGTGCGGGCGTCACCACGGGGACGAGGCCCAACAGGACGGCCGCGACGGCGCCGGTGACGTACCGCTGTCCGGCGAACAGGAACGCGTGATGGGCGCCGATGATGAGGGCCCCGCCGACGAGCACGTACACGTAGTCGTCGCGGGTCCGGGGGCGAACGTCCGTCCCCGAGGCGAGGACGCCGCCGAACAGCAGCGCGGCGGCGACGTCGAAGCGCACGGCCGCGAACGGGACCGGGGGGAGGTCCGCGAGGCCGACGTCCGTCGCCATGAACGCCGTCCCCCAGACGGCGCAAAGCAGGAGGAAGCGGCCGGCCGTCCGGTAGCGACTCATTCACGCGGAGGTCGCCGCCGACCGCGAAATACCCGTCGAACCGCCTCCGCATTCGCGCGCCGCTCCCGCCGGGGAACACGTTCGGGGACGACCCCAAAGGGATCGGGACCGTACCGTCGCGCGACCGATGTTCGACGACCTCGACACCGACCGGCGGCCGCTGGTGCTCGTCTGGGAGGTCACGCAGGCCTGCGGGCTCGCGTGCCGGCACTGCCGCGCCGACGCGAGGCCGCAGCGGCACCCCGACGAGCTGACGACCGCGGAGGGGAAGCGACTCCTTGAGAACGCCGCCGCGTTCGGCGACGGGCAGCTGGTCGTCCTTTCCGGGGGCGACCCGCTCGCGCGCGACGACCTCACGGAGCTGGTCTCGTACGGCGACGACCTGGGCCTCCGGATGACGATCACGCCGAGCGGGACGCGGTCGCTCACGCCCGAGCGCGTCCGCGACCTCGCCGACGCCGGGATCGCGCGGATGGCGCTCAGCCTCGACGGCCCGACCCGCGAGCGTCACGACGCGTTCCGCGGCGAGGAGAGCTTCGCGGACACGGTCGAGGCCGCGCGCGCCGCCCGTGACGCCGGGATCCCGCTCCAGGTCAACACCACGGTCTGCGCGGACACCGTCGACGACCTCCCCGCGATCCGCGACCGCGTCCGCGACCTGGGCGCGGTCCTCTGGAGCGTCTTCTTCCTCGTCCCGGTGGGTCGCGGCCGCGTCCTCGACCCGGTCGACCCCGGGCGCGCCGAGGACGTGATGGCGTGGCTCCACGAGGTGTCCGACGAGGAGCGGTTCGGCGTGAAGACCACGGAAGCGCCGTTCTACCGCCGCGTCGGCGTCGAGCGCGCGACCGACGGCGAGGCCGACGGCGCGGCCGGCCGTCGGGGCGGGATCACGGCCGGCCGCGGGTTCGCGTTCGTGAGCCACACCGGCGAGGTGTACCCGTCGGGCTTCCTCCCGGAGTCCGCGGGGAACGTCCGCGACCGGTCGGTCGTCGACGTGTACCGGAACGCCGACCTCTTCGAATCGCTCCGCGACCCCGACGGCTTCTCGGGGAAGTGCGGCGCCTGCGAGTACCGCCACGTCTGCGGCGGGAGCCGGTCGCGGGCGTACGCCGCGACGGGCGACCCGACCGGAAGCGACCCCCTCTGTCCGTACGTCCCGGAGGGCTACGACGGGGCGCTTCCGGAGCGGCAGCGCGCCGGCGACGACGGCGAGCGTCCCGAGCCGGCGGACTGAGTTCGGGGTCAGGCGTACGCCTCGAACTCCTCGCCGAACGCAAGGAAGTAGCCGGTGCCGACGACGCCGATGACCGCCGCGACCGTGAACGCGACCTCCGGGCTGACGAAGTCCCACAGGTACCCGCCGACGGCGGCGCTCGGGATCACGACCGCGTTCCGGAGCAGGTAGTACGTCCCGGTGACGCGGCCGCCGGACCCGCGCTCCGCCGGGCCGATGATAAGCGCCTTGTGCGACGGCAGCCCCGCGAACCGGACCCCGGAGAACGCGAAGACCGCGACCATCACCGCCGACAGGGGCAGCGCCGACCCCGCGAGCGCCGGCGCGTAGATCAGCACGACGGGGAAGACGGCGTAGACAGCGAAGCCGGCCGCGACGACCGGCTTGAGCCCCACGCGCTCCGCGAGCTTCGAGGCCGGGACCATGATCAGCAGCGCGACGAGCATCTCGACGCCGAGCAGGTAGCCGAAGAACGCCTGCGGGGAGAGGTCCACGGCGTACGAGAACCCGCCGAGCGCGACGGTGGTGTCGAGGCCGACCTGGAAGAACTGCGTGACCACGAGGACGAAGAACACGTACACCATCCCGTTCGCGAACCGGACGAGCGTGTCGCCGACGAGCAGCGGGCGCAGCGGCGCCGGCATCTCCCGCAGGTCCCGTCGGATCCGGTCGAGCCCGGCGAACGAGTCGCCGATGGAGTCGCCGCTCGCGTCGTAGAGGACGTGCTGGACCGCAGTCCCGAGGACGCCGACCGCCACCCCGACCGCGAGGACGTACCGGAAGCTGGCGGTGAACTCCGCGCGGAGCCCGATGAGGACGGCGGCCAGCACTGGGCCGATCAGGAACGCCGTCCGCCGGAACGTCTCCGTGCTGGCGAACCCCGCGGCCAGCCGCGAGGGGGCCGTCGCCTGCTTGACCACCGCGAACGTCGCGCCGAGGCCGAACGACTTCCACGCCTGCGCGAGCGCGAGGCCGACGAAGACCCAGACCCACGGCTCCACGGTGCGCCCGCCCGCCGTGATCGGACCGACGGCCGGGGCGACCAGCCAGACGGCGAAGCCCGCGGTCGACAGCAGTCCGAAGAGGGTGAGCGCGTACCGCGACCCGATCCGGTCCGAGACGGCGCCGCCCGGGTACGGGTACAGCGCCGAGATGACGTTGCCGAACGTGCCGAAGAGCCCGACGACGAACCCGGAGGCCCCGAGCGCGACCATGTACTCCGGGAGGTACCGGGTCGTCATCTGGAAGCCGAGGCTGAACGCGAACATCGCGACCGACAGCACGAGCACGTCCCGCTCTAACGCGAGGAACCGGCGGAAGGCGTCGAGCGCACCGGACCGCTCGGCGTCGGCGGCGCCCCGGTCGCCGGTCACCGGCGCTCCCCCGCGGTCGTCGGACGGGTGCGGTCGGCGACGCCGGTGCGGCCGCGCGGCGGCGGACTGCGGGGCATACGCCTCGTCGGGTTCGCGGCGGCAAAAAGCCACCCGCGCGGCGCGTCGTCCGCGAGGTATTTACGCCTGATAATTTGCGCCGTGCGTTTTTATCCCGTTCCCGGCGATAGCGGCTATGAACCGACGGGAAACGCGCGACGCGGTCGTTCACTTCGGCCCCGACGCGGACTGGGTCCGCGAGGCGGCCGCGGAGTCGTCCGCCGTCGCGGCCGCGGACGGCGTCGCGTCGTACGACGAACCGGAGGCCGACGCCGGGGCGGCGGACGCGGCCGGCGCGCGGCTGGCGGTCTGCGAGCTGTCCCCGGACGCCGGCGTCGAGGCGCTCGCGGCGGTCCGCGACGCGCTGCCGACCGTCCCGGTGCTGGCGGTCGTCGCCGACGCCGACGCGGTCGACGACGCGCTCGCGGCCGGCGCGGCGGACGTCCTCGTGCGGCGCGACGGCGTCGACGACACGGCGCTGCTCGCGCGGCGGATGGAGGGGGTCGCGGCGACGCCGGCCGAGTCCCGGCTCGGCGCGGAGTCGACGGCGCAGCTCCTCGACGCCATCGACGACTCGTTCTACGCGCTCGACGCCGACGGGGCGATCAGGCGGTGGAACGACAGCTTCAGCCGGCTGACCGGGTATGAGGACGAGGAGCTGGCGGGGATGGACGCGCTGGAGCTGTTCGCCGGCGCCGACCGGGAGCGGATCGCCGGCGCGATAGAGACCGTCGTCGAGACCGGCAGCGCGACCGCCAAGGCGGAGCTGGTCGCCCGGGATGGCGAGACGACCCCGGTGGAGTTCACGGGGGCGCTCGTCACCGACGCGGACGGGTCGCCGAGCGGGATCGTCGGCATCGGTCGCAGCCTGACGGAGCGCCGGGAACGCGAGGCGCGGCTGGCGCGGCTCCGACAGGCCGTCGAGACCATCGTCGACAGGGCCCCGCTGACGCTGTTCGAGGTCGAGGCCGACGGGACGGTCTCGACGGTCCGCGGCGAGACGCTCCCCGAGCGACTCGGGCGCCGGGTGTCCGAGGGGGACGCCGCGGAGGGGGTCTTCGCGGACCAGCCCGAGATGCGCCGGCACGTCGCGGCCGCCCTCGACGGCGAGCCCGCACACGGGCTCGTCGAGGTCGGCGACTCGACCCTCGAAGCGTGGCTCCAACCCGCCCTCGACGAGACGGGGCGGGTCACCCGGGCCGTCGGGCTCGCGCTCGACGTGACGGAGCGCGAGGAGCGCGCGGTGATGCTCGACCAGATCCAGGCGAGCGCCGGCGAGGTGATCTGGATCTCCACCCCCGGCAAGGAGTCGATGGACTTCGTCAGCGACGCCTACGAGGACGTCTGGGGGCGCGCGCCGGAGACGCTCAGGTCGGACCCGATGTCGTTCGTCGAGGCGATACACCCGGACGACCGGGAGCGGGTCGAGGCGGCCCTGACCGAGCAGCGCGAGGACCCGGACGCCTACGAGGAGACCTACCGCGTGGTGCGACCCGACGGGGAGGTCCGGTGGGTCCACGACCAGTCGTCGGGCGTCTACGAGGACGGCGAGCTGACGCGGATCGTCGGCATCGCGACGGACATCACCGTGCGCAGGCGCCGGGAGCGCGAGCTCCGGCTGAAGAACCGCGCGGTCGAGACCGCGCCGGTCGGCGTCGCGATCCACGAGACTGCCGAGTCGGCCGGCCCGATCACCTACGTCAACGAGGCGTTCGCGTCGGTCACGGGCTACGACGGCGACGCGGTCGCGGGCGAGGGCCTGTCGGCGCTCGCCGGCGACGACACCGACTCCGACCGGCTCCACGCCGTCGCCTCGGCGGTCAAGACCGGCGACCGCGGCTCCGCGACGCTCGTGCTCTACCGGGCCGACGGGACCCCGTTCTGGGGGCGGGTGGACGTGGCGCCGGTCGTCGACGGCGACGGCGAGGCGACGCACGCGGTCAGCTTCGTCCAGGACGTGACGGAGTCGAAGGAGCACGAACAGGAGATCGAGCGCCACCTGACGGAGTTCGGCGAGGTGCTCGCCGAGGACCTCGGCGTCCCGCTCCGGGAGGCGCGGGACCGGCTGGACGCGGCGACCGACGACGACCCGGACGCCGATCTCCGGCGCGCGGAGGAGTCGGTGGAGCGCGCCGTCTCGCTCGTCGAGGACCTCGCCACGGTCCACTCGTTCTCCGTCGAGCC includes the following:
- a CDS encoding PAS domain S-box protein, which produces MNRRETRDAVVHFGPDADWVREAAAESSAVAAADGVASYDEPEADAGAADAAGARLAVCELSPDAGVEALAAVRDALPTVPVLAVVADADAVDDALAAGAADVLVRRDGVDDTALLARRMEGVAATPAESRLGAESTAQLLDAIDDSFYALDADGAIRRWNDSFSRLTGYEDEELAGMDALELFAGADRERIAGAIETVVETGSATAKAELVARDGETTPVEFTGALVTDADGSPSGIVGIGRSLTERREREARLARLRQAVETIVDRAPLTLFEVEADGTVSTVRGETLPERLGRRVSEGDAAEGVFADQPEMRRHVAAALDGEPAHGLVEVGDSTLEAWLQPALDETGRVTRAVGLALDVTEREERAVMLDQIQASAGEVIWISTPGKESMDFVSDAYEDVWGRAPETLRSDPMSFVEAIHPDDRERVEAALTEQREDPDAYEETYRVVRPDGEVRWVHDQSSGVYEDGELTRIVGIATDITVRRRRERELRLKNRAVETAPVGVAIHETAESAGPITYVNEAFASVTGYDGDAVAGEGLSALAGDDTDSDRLHAVASAVKTGDRGSATLVLYRADGTPFWGRVDVAPVVDGDGEATHAVSFVQDVTESKEHEQEIERHLTEFGEVLAEDLGVPLREARDRLDAATDDDPDADLRRAEESVERAVSLVEDLATVHSFSVEPRRLSESMRGSSPAPAGRDE
- a CDS encoding DMT family transporter; translated protein: MSRYRTAGRFLLLCAVWGTAFMATDVGLADLPPVPFAAVRFDVAAALLFGGVLASGTDVRPRTRDDYVYVLVGGALIIGAHHAFLFAGQRYVTGAVAAVLLGLVPVVTPALTRLASTDAEVTAGTAVGVALGFVGVVVIADPDPANLADSVLGVALVLASALAFAVAAVVTHSRSPSMPFVATQAWMMAVGAAVLHAAVLAVPGQSFATAAWTPSALGAVAYLSAVAGVGGFLLYFSLLDDLGPVEMSFIEYVIPVFAALAGWLVLGQAVTAATVVGFAFILAGFVAAKWRALRGG
- a CDS encoding radical SAM protein; amino-acid sequence: MFDDLDTDRRPLVLVWEVTQACGLACRHCRADARPQRHPDELTTAEGKRLLENAAAFGDGQLVVLSGGDPLARDDLTELVSYGDDLGLRMTITPSGTRSLTPERVRDLADAGIARMALSLDGPTRERHDAFRGEESFADTVEAARAARDAGIPLQVNTTVCADTVDDLPAIRDRVRDLGAVLWSVFFLVPVGRGRVLDPVDPGRAEDVMAWLHEVSDEERFGVKTTEAPFYRRVGVERATDGEADGAAGRRGGITAGRGFAFVSHTGEVYPSGFLPESAGNVRDRSVVDVYRNADLFESLRDPDGFSGKCGACEYRHVCGGSRSRAYAATGDPTGSDPLCPYVPEGYDGALPERQRAGDDGERPEPAD
- a CDS encoding DUF2249 domain-containing protein, coding for MFVTNDPGTGFVDRHMSSEPGDSAAVERAVAERTDAPTEGETVALDVRTLGPPKPLRETLERVETLGDGDVLVQYNDRSPQFLFPRLEDRGFAYAAVETDATEATVTAIWPADGGRAAADERAAEGDSGAGDATAT
- a CDS encoding MFS transporter, with protein sequence MTGDRGAADAERSGALDAFRRFLALERDVLVLSVAMFAFSLGFQMTTRYLPEYMVALGASGFVVGLFGTFGNVISALYPYPGGAVSDRIGSRYALTLFGLLSTAGFAVWLVAPAVGPITAGGRTVEPWVWVFVGLALAQAWKSFGLGATFAVVKQATAPSRLAAGFASTETFRRTAFLIGPVLAAVLIGLRAEFTASFRYVLAVGVAVGVLGTAVQHVLYDASGDSIGDSFAGLDRIRRDLREMPAPLRPLLVGDTLVRFANGMVYVFFVLVVTQFFQVGLDTTVALGGFSYAVDLSPQAFFGYLLGVEMLVALLIMVPASKLAERVGLKPVVAAGFAVYAVFPVVLIYAPALAGSALPLSAVMVAVFAFSGVRFAGLPSHKALIIGPAERGSGGRVTGTYYLLRNAVVIPSAAVGGYLWDFVSPEVAFTVAAVIGVVGTGYFLAFGEEFEAYA